The Verrucomicrobiia bacterium genome includes the window TTACTGTAGAGATCATTCAAAGCCATGCCTACCTCCTTCGATGTTGTTTGGCTTGAAAAAGAGCCCCCGAGACGGCCGGGCCGTCTCGGGGACGGAGGAAACGAACAGACGGGTTAAATCTTGCCGACCAGATCCAGGCCGGGTTTCAGGGTCTTCTTGCCCGGTTCCCAGCTGGCGGGGCAAACTTCGCCTTTGTTCTCGCGCACGAACTTCGCAGCGAGGACTTTGCGGAGAAGCTCTTTGGCGCTGCGGCCGATCGAGTTGTCGTGCAGCTCGTAGCACTTGAGCACGCCGTCCGGATCAATGATGAAGCTGCCGCGCAGCGAAAGGCCTTCGCCTTCGATCAGCGTGCCGAACTGGCGGCAAAGGTTGCCGCTCGGGTCCGCGAGCATGGGGTATTTGATTTTCTTGATGGAAGGCGAAGCGTCATGCCACGCCTTGTGGACGAACACCGTGTCCGTGCTCACGCTGAGGATTTCCGCTCCGGCCTTCTGGAATTCCGGATGCAGCGCGGCCAGCTCTTCGAGCTCGGTAGGGCAGATGAACGTGAAGTCCGCGGGATAGAAAACCATGACCACCCACTTGCCGTGGTAGTCGGACAGCTTGAGCTGCTGCTTGATATCGTCGTTGTGATACGCTTTGACCTGAAAATCCTGAACCTTCTCACCAACCTTAACCATTTCTTGCCTCCGAATTTTTCATGGTTTAAGAAAACAAGGACGAATAGAACGCCATTTTATCACAGGTGGCAAGCCCGGAGACAGCCATGGATTTGGACCCGGCGCGGATTGTCATTTCCCTTTGCCGAATTTTTCCTGCCGGGGCCCGCCCTTAGAATTTCTAAGCAAGCCGTAAGTTGCGATTATCAAAAGAGTTATCCAGGCGCTAACAAAAGCAGGCAGCTTGAACCAGGAAGAGTGAATAGCTATACTTTATTAACCTATTTGAAAAGATTTTAAGGCTGGCTAATGACTCAACGAAGCGGACTTCTCACAAAATCTCTTGCCGCGTTTCTCGCCTTTCTTCTTCTTTTCGATCCTTTCCAGAGCGTCCGGCCGTCCTGGGTTTGGGCCGCGGGCCCCGCAGCTTTTCCACTCACACCCGAGATCCTGTCTTCGCTGGAGACCTTGAATCTTCCCGCGGATTGGGGAACCGTGCGCGAGTCGTTTTTTCCCGAAGGCAAGTCCGACAAAGCCGTGATCTTCATCGAAGACGCGCATGCGGTTTACGAT containing:
- a CDS encoding redoxin domain-containing protein → MVKVGEKVQDFQVKAYHNDDIKQQLKLSDYHGKWVVMVFYPADFTFICPTELEELAALHPEFQKAGAEILSVSTDTVFVHKAWHDASPSIKKIKYPMLADPSGNLCRQFGTLIEGEGLSLRGSFIIDPDGVLKCYELHDNSIGRSAKELLRKVLAAKFVRENKGEVCPASWEPGKKTLKPGLDLVGKI